Proteins co-encoded in one Arachis hypogaea cultivar Tifrunner chromosome 13, arahy.Tifrunner.gnm2.J5K5, whole genome shotgun sequence genomic window:
- the LOC112733112 gene encoding zinc finger CCCH domain-containing protein 38 isoform X2, with protein sequence MKKMSPDWKFGVGSFCGTEEKHEQNKQEVTPGQRFNQNAQNLNASSCQVVGQSQMPVSVAASRVGIVEGMQNQEINVEKKYTAEPNIMEAILSQISSRDPLSQNMVSKERLAQLTSISATLAHIIGSAKQLPQLNATSNSHDARDTPLLGKSEGSYSNNKPVFTFAKSDPAIGSQKQYDPICDSIETKDAHANGVPPYFSPIVKVINEVEEIPAPSSKSTRQNLDYSRKTAFPEGPLVKCDHSIQLQQQGENIEINKEKDVVIAEEKQSLQCAKEITKENIPMENMDQTGGTDEAKKTKDDKGVRAFKYSLVEFVKELLKPTWKEGQITKEDYKSIVKKVADKVVGTVQRAHIPQTQEKIDHYLSLSKPKLNKLLQAYVEKAQKA encoded by the exons ATGAAAAAAATGTCTCCCGATTGGAAGTTTGGTGTGGGATCTTTCTGCGGAACTGAAGAGAAGCATGAGCAGAATAAACAAGAAGTTACTCCAG GACAAAGATTTAATCAGAATGCTCAGAATCTAAATGCTTCAAGCTGTCAGGTTGTTGGTCAAAGTCAAATGCCAGTTTCCGTTGCTGCTTCAAGAGTGGGAATTGTAGAAGGTATGCAGAACCAGGAAATCAATGTGGAGAAAAAGTATACTGCTGAGCCAAACATCATGGAGGCGATTCTATCACAAATTAGTTCAAGAGATCCTTTATCTCAGAACATGGTTAGCAAAGAACGGcttgctcaactaaccagcaTCTCAGCCACTCTGGCACATATCATTGGTTCAGCTAAGCAGCTTCCACAACTTAATGCTACTTCAAATTCTCATGATGCAAGGGATACTCCTTTACTAGGCAAATCTGAAGGGTCTTATTCTAATAATAAGCCAGTTTTTACGTTCGCCAAGTCGGATCCTGCCATTGGATCACAGAAGCAGTATGATCCAATTTGTGACAGTATTGAAACTAAGGATGCTCATGCAAATGGTGTCCCGCCATACTTTTCCCCAATTGTAAAAGTTATAAATGAAGTGGAAGAAATTCCAGCACCATCATCTAAGTCGACAAGACAAAATCTTGATTATTCTCGTAAAACTGCCTTTCCAGAAGGACCACTTGTTAAGTGTGACCACTCTATTCAGTTGCAGCAGCAAGGTGAAAATATTGAGATTAATAAGGAGAAAGATGTAGTGATAGCTGAGGAAAAGCAAAGTTTACAGTGTGCTAAAGAAATCACAAAAGAGAATATTCCTATGGAAAACATGGATCAAACTGGTGGAACTGATGAAGCCAAGAAAACAAAGGATGATAAAGGGGTTCGTGCATTTAAATATTCATTGGTGGAGTTTGTTAAGGAGCTGCTAAAACCAACATGGAAAGAAGGTCAAATCACCAAAGAAGATTATAAATCAATTGTGAAGAAAGTTGCTGATAAAGTAGTTGGCACGGTGCAGCGGGCACATATTCCTCAAACACAAGAGAAAATTGACCACTACCTATCATTGTCAAAACCAAAGCTTAACAAACTTCTACAG GCATATGTAGAAAAGGCACAGAAGGCATAG
- the LOC112733112 gene encoding zinc finger CCCH domain-containing protein 38 isoform X1, translating into MKKMSPDWKFGVGSFCGTEEKHEQNKQEVTPGQRFNQNAQNLNASSCQVVGQSQMPVSVAASRVGIVEGMQNQEINVEKKYTAEPNIMEAILSQISSRDPLSQNMVSKERLAQLTSISATLAHIIGSAKQLPQLNATSNSHDARDTPLLGKSEGSYSNNKPVFTFAKSDPAIGSQKQYDPICDSIETKDAHANGVPPYFSPIVKVINEVEEIPAPSSKSTRQNLDYSRKTAFPEGPLVKCDHSIQLQQQGENIEINKEKDVVIAEEKQSLQCAKEITKENIPMENMDQTGGTDEAKKTKDDKGVRAFKYSLVEFVKELLKPTWKEGQITKEDYKSIVKKVADKVVGTVQRAHIPQTQEKIDHYLSLSKPKLNKLLQVSGGSLTSFHYV; encoded by the exons ATGAAAAAAATGTCTCCCGATTGGAAGTTTGGTGTGGGATCTTTCTGCGGAACTGAAGAGAAGCATGAGCAGAATAAACAAGAAGTTACTCCAG GACAAAGATTTAATCAGAATGCTCAGAATCTAAATGCTTCAAGCTGTCAGGTTGTTGGTCAAAGTCAAATGCCAGTTTCCGTTGCTGCTTCAAGAGTGGGAATTGTAGAAGGTATGCAGAACCAGGAAATCAATGTGGAGAAAAAGTATACTGCTGAGCCAAACATCATGGAGGCGATTCTATCACAAATTAGTTCAAGAGATCCTTTATCTCAGAACATGGTTAGCAAAGAACGGcttgctcaactaaccagcaTCTCAGCCACTCTGGCACATATCATTGGTTCAGCTAAGCAGCTTCCACAACTTAATGCTACTTCAAATTCTCATGATGCAAGGGATACTCCTTTACTAGGCAAATCTGAAGGGTCTTATTCTAATAATAAGCCAGTTTTTACGTTCGCCAAGTCGGATCCTGCCATTGGATCACAGAAGCAGTATGATCCAATTTGTGACAGTATTGAAACTAAGGATGCTCATGCAAATGGTGTCCCGCCATACTTTTCCCCAATTGTAAAAGTTATAAATGAAGTGGAAGAAATTCCAGCACCATCATCTAAGTCGACAAGACAAAATCTTGATTATTCTCGTAAAACTGCCTTTCCAGAAGGACCACTTGTTAAGTGTGACCACTCTATTCAGTTGCAGCAGCAAGGTGAAAATATTGAGATTAATAAGGAGAAAGATGTAGTGATAGCTGAGGAAAAGCAAAGTTTACAGTGTGCTAAAGAAATCACAAAAGAGAATATTCCTATGGAAAACATGGATCAAACTGGTGGAACTGATGAAGCCAAGAAAACAAAGGATGATAAAGGGGTTCGTGCATTTAAATATTCATTGGTGGAGTTTGTTAAGGAGCTGCTAAAACCAACATGGAAAGAAGGTCAAATCACCAAAGAAGATTATAAATCAATTGTGAAGAAAGTTGCTGATAAAGTAGTTGGCACGGTGCAGCGGGCACATATTCCTCAAACACAAGAGAAAATTGACCACTACCTATCATTGTCAAAACCAAAGCTTAACAAACTTCTACAGGTCAGTGGTGGTTCTCTTACAAGTTTCCATTATGTGTGA